From Drosophila virilis strain 15010-1051.87 chromosome X, Dvir_AGI_RSII-ME, whole genome shotgun sequence, the proteins below share one genomic window:
- the Trf2 gene encoding uncharacterized protein Trf2, translating into MQNNMVSIPAANMNGGLKAANGSGTVVGVGVGVGVGVGVGVAGTVLTNAQRVYLTPASSYHLAARQTTVSGAATAGVGVAATAKTGNNININNNNSSSSNNNNNSSSCNTNATASSSTAGTVRYFSQFSKLQPVQQLNTSVGQRKLLNGDTMVLVNGSKPLIFATPNHNNNKLIAAATTATAATTAAATTTATTTTATTTTVPNGNRVLNNKQQQQKQQEQEQEEEPAATVIDELQHEELQIGNEIGDIIEIKQELEEPLALLTSSAPNSIKSGDQDAEPELDIVINNVVCSFSVRCHLKLREIALNGSNVEYRRENGMVTMKLRRPYTTASIWSSGRITCTGATSESQAKIAARRYARCLSKLGFPTHFQNFRIVNVLGTCSMPWAIKIVNFSERHRDNASYEPELHPGVTYKMREPKATLKIFSTGSITVTAASVNDVESAIQHIYPLVHEFRKQRSAEELQHLRQKQRAQGGDDLNELDDQLAQLEGKSAVKDDMFLNTTAAHTNASRPQGAGGANSLPNASLYTARRIEQYKSYQDMQEQTQMERRHVSYATCDAAKGGSNNSTGDNICANARRRATECWATKLQNKRPRYNDPGSTATVTAGAIARTANTAVANYNTNFSAVGVAATVTATATATASAANKLLRNNNKPPLIPVDVVLKQSSSRARNAAAAVTATAYDESVYTKRETFSPTDFQVDDLIEEDEDDLDMHF; encoded by the exons ATGCAAAACAATATGGTAAGCATACCAGCGGCCAATATGAACGGCGGCCTCAAGGCAGCCAACGGCAGCGGCACCGTCgttggcgtcggcgtcggcgttggcGTCGGCGTTGGCGTCGGCGTTGCCGGTACAGTGTTGACAAATGCGCAGCGCGTCTATTTGACGCCCGCCTCCAGTTACCATTTAGCTGCGCGACAAACAACTGTAAGCGGCGCTGCAACCGCAGGCGTTGGCGTCGCTGCCACTGCCAAAACGGGCAATAACAttaacatcaacaacaacaacagcagcagcagcaacaacaacaacaacagcagcagctgcaatacAAATGCGACAGCATCCAGCAGCACAGCTGGCACCGTGCGCTACTTTTCGCAGTTTAGCAAACTGCAGCCGGTGCAGCAGCTGAACACCAGTGTTGGGCAACGGAAGCTGCTCAATGGCGACACCATGGTGTTGGTTAATGGCAGCAAGCCGCTGATCTTTGCCACCccaaaccacaacaacaacaagttgatagcagcagcaacaacagcaacagcagcaacaacagcagcagcaacaacaaccgcaacaacaacaaccgcaacaacaacaacagttccTAATGGCAACAGAGTGTtaaacaacaagcagcaacaacaaaaacaacaagagcaagaacaagaagaagagccaGCAGCGACTGTGATTGATGAACTGCAGCACGAGGAGCTGCAGATTGGCAACGAAATCGGAGACATAATTGAGATCAAGCAGGAGCTGGAGGAGCCATTGGCATTGCTAACATCGTCAGCGCCAAACTCAATCAAATCCGGCGACCAGGATGCCGAGCCCGAGCTGGACATTGTGATCAACAATGTGGTCTGCTCGTTCAGCGTTCGCTGTCATCTCAAGCTGCGCGAGATCGCGCTCAATGGCTCCAATGTGGAGTACAGGCGGGAGAATGGCATGGTTACGATGAAGTTGCGGCGTCCCTATACGACTGCCTCCATTTGGTCATCGGGCCGGATAACGTGCACGGGCGCCACATCTGAATCACAG GCCAAGATCGCCGCCCGTCGGTACGCGCGCTGCCTGAGCAAGCTGGGCTTCCCGACGCACTTCCAGAACTTTCGCATCGTCAATGTGCTGGGCACCTGCAGCATGCCCTGGGCAATTAAAATAGTCAATTTCTCGGAGCGACATCGCGACAATGCCAGCTACGAGCCCGAACTGCATCCGGGCGTTACGTACAAGATGCGCGAGCCAAAGGCCACGCTCAAGATCTTCTCCACGGGCAGCATAACGGTAACAG CCGCCAGCGTAAATGACGTGGAATCCGCCATACAGCACATTTACCCGTTGGTGCATGAGTTCCGTAAGCAGCGTTCCGCGGAGGAGCTGCAGCATCTGCGGCAAAAGCAGCGCGCCCAAGGCGGGGACGATCTCAACGAGCTGGACGATCAACTGGCGCAGCTGGAGGGTAAGAGCGCTGTCAAGGATGATATGTTCTTAAACACCACCgccgcacacacaaatgccAGCCGGCCGCAAGGAGCTGGCGGCGCCAACAGCCTGCCCAACGCATCCCTATACACGGCGCGCCGCATTGAGCAATACAAAAGCTATCAGGATATGCAGGAGCAGACGCAAATGGAGCGCCGCCACGTAAGCTATGCCACGTGCGACGCCGCCAaaggcggcagcaacaacagcaccgGCGACAATATCTGCGCCAATGCACGACGCCGCGCCACCGAATGCTGGGCGACAAAGCTGCAAAACAAACGTCCGCGCTACAATGATCCTGGCTCCACGGCGACAGTCACTGCCGGCGCCATTGCACGCACTGCCAACACCGCCGTCGCCAATTACAATACCAATTTCAGCGCTGTTGGCGTCGCTGCTACTGtgacggcaacggcgacggcgacggcaagTGCGGCGAACAAGCTGctgcgcaacaacaacaagccgcCGCTCATTCCCGTCGATGTTGTGCTCAAGCAGAGCAGCTCCAGAGCGCgcaatgctgcagctgctgttacGGCGACAGCTTACGATGAGAGCGTTTACACGAAACGTGAGACATTCTCCCCAACGGATTTCCAAGTGGACGATCTGATCgaggaggatgaggatgaCTTGGACATGCACTTTTAA
- the g gene encoding AP-3 complex subunit delta isoform X1: MALKKVKGNFERMFDKNLTDLVRGIRNNKDNEAKYISQCIEEIKQELRQDNISVKCNAVAKLTYIQMLGYDISWAGFNIIEVMSSSRFTCKRIGYLAASQCFHPDSELLMLTTNMIRKDLNSQNQYDAGVALSGLSCFISPDLSRDLANDIMTLMSSTKPYLRMKAVLMMYKVFLRYPEALRPAFPKLKEKLEDPDPGVQSAAVNVICELARKNPKNYLPLAPVFFKLMTTSTNNWMLIKIIKLFGALTPLEPRLGKKLIEPLTNLIHSTSAMSLLYECINTVIAVLISISSGMPNHSASIQLCVQKLRILIVDSDQNLKYLGLLAMSKILKTHPKSVQTHKDLILACLDDKDESIRLRALDLLYGMVSKKNLMEIVKRLLGHMERAEGSAYRDELLYKVIEICAQSSYLYVTNFEWYMTVLVELIQLEAGSKHGRLIAEQLLDVAIRVPVVRQFAVVEMTNLLDTFAISTQSNSMYEVLYAAAWIVGEFSGELADAEKTLNILLRPRQLPGHIQGVYVQNVIKLFARLATSCLELQDLPGIVRLCDHVLEKLQHFNGSSDIEVQERANSACMLIEMLRKQLTAAVVDDGEAATGSIPSMAIEIVQEMALLFAGDLIPVAPKAQRKVPLPDGLDLDEWINAPPPEDASSSSSEHDKDELFVSSAHDGTGVGHTDVKRRKSLELTPEQLERQRMARLIEQSNNPHYLKSAPISASAAIGSSSNNSNADQYDNIDDIPITELPLDIEGVAALRVGITKRSDKYLKEQQAAAAAHSSKDGKKKHKKSKKSKKSKNKLAYNSSSESDAEPKPLHIVNTTLDMPEGVTLSDSEDKDGKYDPNDPHRALDIELDMADFEAPTKSSKAASAGKENLRAQTQATSSSAGTGTGTGEVASGKKAKKSKDKTREHKTRKVHPEPDLIDTGSSPCRTATDNGGGGGGGSTTTNNNNNNNNNNNNTVQPEAVHSQQKKKKNREKSERSEKRSQKSSKKPNDDAPTITSSANIIDMGFELTGTQPAEPQAEAAVSKGHKKKHKKDKSQHKEKRTQESAASDYEQPMGISTPSKEIF; this comes from the exons ATGGCGTTAAAAAAAGTGAAGGGAAATTTCGAGCGCATGTTTGATAAAAACTTGACAGACCTTGTGCGCGGCATACGAAATAACAAGGATAATGAG GCCAAATACATATCGCAGTGCATTGAGGAAATCAAACAGGAGCTGCGTCAGGACAATATCAGCGTCAAGTGCAATGCTGTGGCCAAGCTGACCTAT ATACAAATGCTCGGATATGACATCTCGTGGGCAGGCTTTAATATAATTGAGGTGATGAGTTCCTCGCGCTTTACATGCAAGCGAATTGGTTACCTGGCCGCCAGTCAATGCTTTCATCCGGACAGCGAG CTACTCATGCTAACCACGAACATGATACGCAAGGACCTCAACTCACAGAATCAATACGATGCCGGCGTGGCGCTGAGCGGTCTCAGTTGTTTTATATCGCCAGATTTATCGCGGGATCTGGCCAATGATATTATGACACTG ATGAGCTCGACAAAACCATATCTGCGCATGAAGGCTGTGCTGATGATGTATAAGGTATTCTTGCGCTATCCTGAAGCCTTGCGACCTGCATTTCCCAAACTGAAAGAGAAGCTCGAGGATCCGGATCCAG GTGTACAATCGGCTGCTGTTAATGTCATTTGTGAGCTGGCGCGCAAGAATCCGAAAAACTATCTACCTTTGGCGCCTGTTTTCTTCAAGCTCATGACCACGTCGACAAATAATTGGATGCTAATTAAGATAATTAAACTG TTTGGCGCTTTAACTCCCTTAGAACCCCGGCTAGGAAAGAAATTAATAGAGCCACTCACAAATCTAATTCATAG CACATCGGCAATGAGCCTGCTCTACGAGTGCATCAACACGGTCATCGCGGTGctcatcagcatcagcagcggcaTGCCCAACCACAGTGCCTCCATACAGCTGTGCGTGCAGAAGCTGCGCATCCTTATCGTGGACTCCGACCAGAATC tCAAATACTTGGGCCTGCTGGCCATGTCAAAGATACTGAAAACACATCCGAAGAGTGTGCAGACGCACAAGGATTTGATATTGGCTTGCCTGGACGATAAGGACGAGTCGATACGATTACGCGCCTTGGATCTGCTATATGGCATGGTATCCAAAAAGAATCTCATGGAGATTGTGAAACGCCTGCTCGGCCACATGGAGCGCGCCGAAGGCTCAGCGTATCGCGATGAGCTGCTCTATAAAGTGATCGAGATATGTGCCCAAAGTTCCTACCTGTATGTGACCAATTTCGAGTGGTACATGACCGTGCTCGTTGAGCTAATCCAATTGGAGGCCGGCTCCAAGCACGGCCGTCTGATTgccgagcagctgctggaTGTGGCCATACGTGTGCCCGTGGTGCGTCAATTCGCCGTCGTCGAGATGACCAATCTGCTGGACACGTTCGCCATTTCGACGCAAAGTAACTCCATGTACGAGGTGCTATATGCGGCCGCCTGGATTGTGGGTGAATTCTCTGGTGAACTGGCCGATGCCGAGAAGACTCTCAACATATTGCTGCGACCGCGTCAACTACCTGGCCACATCCAGGGCGTCTACGTGCAGAATGTGATCAAGCTCTTTGCACGCCTGGCCACCTCCTGTCTCGAACTGCAGGATTTGCCCGGCATTGTGCGC CTGTGCGATCATGTGCTGGAAAAGCTGCAGCACTTCAATGGCTCCAGCGACATTGAGGTGCAGGAGCGTGCCAATTCCGCCTGCATGCTAATCGAAATGCTGCGCAAGCAACTGACTGCGGCTGTGGTTGATGATGGGGAGGCGGCAACGGGATCAATACCAAGCATGGCAATTGAGATTGTCCAGGAGATGGCACTGCTCTTTGCCGGCGATCTGATACCCGTGGCGCCCAAGGCGCAGCGCAAGGTGCCGCTGCCGGATGGACTTGATTTGGATGAGTGGATCAATGCGCCGCCTCCGGAGGACGCCAGTAGCTCCTCTTCGGAGCACGACAAGGATGAGTTATTTGTCAGCTCAGCTCACGATGGCACCGGTGTCGGTCATACAGACGTCAAGCGTCGCAAGAGCCTCGAGCTGACACCGGAACAACTGGAGCGTCAGCGCATGGCGCGTCTCATCGAACAGTCAAACAATCCGCACTACCTGAAGTCAGCGCCAATCTCGGCGTCTGCTGccatcggcagcagcagcaataactcCAATGCGGATCAGTATGACAATATTGATGACATACCCATAACTGAGCTCCCACTGGACATCGAGGGCGTGGCCGCGCTGCGTGTGGGCA TTACGAAACGTTCGGACAAGTATCTGAAGGAGCAGCaggcggcggctgcggcgCACAGTAGCAAAGATGGCAAAAAGAAGCATAAAAAGAGCAAGAAgagcaaaaaatcaaaaaacaaactagCCTACAACAGCAGCTCCGAATCGGATGCGG AACCGAAGCCTCTACATATTGTGAACACAACGCTGGACATGCCCGAAGGCGTTACGCTGTCCGACAGCGAGGATAAGGACGGCAAATACGATCCAAACGATCCACACCGGGCACTTGACATTGAGCTAGACAT GGCTGATTTTGAAGCGCCGACAAAGTCATCCAAGGCTGCGTCAGCTGGCAAAGAAAATCTCAGGGCGCAAACCCAAGCCACGTCCAGTTCAGCTGGAACAGGTACAGGCACAGGTGAAGTGGCAAGTGGTAAGAAGGCTAAGAAATCAAAAGACAAGACACGCGAGCATAAAACACGCAAGGTTCATCCAGAGCCCGATTTGATCGATACGGGTAGCAGTCCCTGCCGGACAGCAACAGAcaatggcggcggcggcggcggcggcagcaccaccaccaacaacaataacaataataacaacaacaacaacaacactgtCCAACCCGAAGCTGTCCATAGTCagcagaaaaagaagaagaaccgGGAGAAGAGCGAACGCAGTGAAAAGAGGTCGcaaaaatcaagcaaaaaGCCAAATGATGACGCACCCACAATCACCAGCTCCGCGAACATTATCGATATGGGATTTGAGCTAACCGGCACACAGCCGGCAGAGCCGCAAGCCGAGGCGGCCGTCAGCAAGGGTCATAAGAAGAAGCATAAGAAAGACAAGTCGCAGCACAAGGAGAAGCGGACACAGGAGTCGGCCGCCTCGGACTACGAACAGCCCATGGGCATTTCGACGCCCAGCAAAGAGATTTTCTAG
- the g gene encoding AP-3 complex subunit delta isoform X2 encodes MALKKVKGNFERMFDKNLTDLVRGIRNNKDNEAKYISQCIEEIKQELRQDNISVKCNAVAKLTYIQMLGYDISWAGFNIIEVMSSSRFTCKRIGYLAASQCFHPDSELLMLTTNMIRKDLNSQNQYDAGVALSGLSCFISPDLSRDLANDIMTLMSSTKPYLRMKAVLMMYKVFLRYPEALRPAFPKLKEKLEDPDPGVQSAAVNVICELARKNPKNYLPLAPVFFKLMTTSTNNWMLIKIIKLFASLTTIEPALGRKLTQPLIEIISSTSAMSLLYECINTVIAVLISISSGMPNHSASIQLCVQKLRILIVDSDQNLKYLGLLAMSKILKTHPKSVQTHKDLILACLDDKDESIRLRALDLLYGMVSKKNLMEIVKRLLGHMERAEGSAYRDELLYKVIEICAQSSYLYVTNFEWYMTVLVELIQLEAGSKHGRLIAEQLLDVAIRVPVVRQFAVVEMTNLLDTFAISTQSNSMYEVLYAAAWIVGEFSGELADAEKTLNILLRPRQLPGHIQGVYVQNVIKLFARLATSCLELQDLPGIVRLCDHVLEKLQHFNGSSDIEVQERANSACMLIEMLRKQLTAAVVDDGEAATGSIPSMAIEIVQEMALLFAGDLIPVAPKAQRKVPLPDGLDLDEWINAPPPEDASSSSSEHDKDELFVSSAHDGTGVGHTDVKRRKSLELTPEQLERQRMARLIEQSNNPHYLKSAPISASAAIGSSSNNSNADQYDNIDDIPITELPLDIEGVAALRVGITKRSDKYLKEQQAAAAAHSSKDGKKKHKKSKKSKKSKNKLAYNSSSESDAEPKPLHIVNTTLDMPEGVTLSDSEDKDGKYDPNDPHRALDIELDMADFEAPTKSSKAASAGKENLRAQTQATSSSAGTGTGTGEVASGKKAKKSKDKTREHKTRKVHPEPDLIDTGSSPCRTATDNGGGGGGGSTTTNNNNNNNNNNNNTVQPEAVHSQQKKKKNREKSERSEKRSQKSSKKPNDDAPTITSSANIIDMGFELTGTQPAEPQAEAAVSKGHKKKHKKDKSQHKEKRTQESAASDYEQPMGISTPSKEIF; translated from the exons ATGGCGTTAAAAAAAGTGAAGGGAAATTTCGAGCGCATGTTTGATAAAAACTTGACAGACCTTGTGCGCGGCATACGAAATAACAAGGATAATGAG GCCAAATACATATCGCAGTGCATTGAGGAAATCAAACAGGAGCTGCGTCAGGACAATATCAGCGTCAAGTGCAATGCTGTGGCCAAGCTGACCTAT ATACAAATGCTCGGATATGACATCTCGTGGGCAGGCTTTAATATAATTGAGGTGATGAGTTCCTCGCGCTTTACATGCAAGCGAATTGGTTACCTGGCCGCCAGTCAATGCTTTCATCCGGACAGCGAG CTACTCATGCTAACCACGAACATGATACGCAAGGACCTCAACTCACAGAATCAATACGATGCCGGCGTGGCGCTGAGCGGTCTCAGTTGTTTTATATCGCCAGATTTATCGCGGGATCTGGCCAATGATATTATGACACTG ATGAGCTCGACAAAACCATATCTGCGCATGAAGGCTGTGCTGATGATGTATAAGGTATTCTTGCGCTATCCTGAAGCCTTGCGACCTGCATTTCCCAAACTGAAAGAGAAGCTCGAGGATCCGGATCCAG GTGTACAATCGGCTGCTGTTAATGTCATTTGTGAGCTGGCGCGCAAGAATCCGAAAAACTATCTACCTTTGGCGCCTGTTTTCTTCAAGCTCATGACCACGTCGACAAATAATTGGATGCTAATTAAGATAATTAAACTG TTCGCGAGCCTCACAACTATTGAACCGGCGCTGGGACGCAAATTGACTCAGCCcctaattgaaattatttccAG CACATCGGCAATGAGCCTGCTCTACGAGTGCATCAACACGGTCATCGCGGTGctcatcagcatcagcagcggcaTGCCCAACCACAGTGCCTCCATACAGCTGTGCGTGCAGAAGCTGCGCATCCTTATCGTGGACTCCGACCAGAATC tCAAATACTTGGGCCTGCTGGCCATGTCAAAGATACTGAAAACACATCCGAAGAGTGTGCAGACGCACAAGGATTTGATATTGGCTTGCCTGGACGATAAGGACGAGTCGATACGATTACGCGCCTTGGATCTGCTATATGGCATGGTATCCAAAAAGAATCTCATGGAGATTGTGAAACGCCTGCTCGGCCACATGGAGCGCGCCGAAGGCTCAGCGTATCGCGATGAGCTGCTCTATAAAGTGATCGAGATATGTGCCCAAAGTTCCTACCTGTATGTGACCAATTTCGAGTGGTACATGACCGTGCTCGTTGAGCTAATCCAATTGGAGGCCGGCTCCAAGCACGGCCGTCTGATTgccgagcagctgctggaTGTGGCCATACGTGTGCCCGTGGTGCGTCAATTCGCCGTCGTCGAGATGACCAATCTGCTGGACACGTTCGCCATTTCGACGCAAAGTAACTCCATGTACGAGGTGCTATATGCGGCCGCCTGGATTGTGGGTGAATTCTCTGGTGAACTGGCCGATGCCGAGAAGACTCTCAACATATTGCTGCGACCGCGTCAACTACCTGGCCACATCCAGGGCGTCTACGTGCAGAATGTGATCAAGCTCTTTGCACGCCTGGCCACCTCCTGTCTCGAACTGCAGGATTTGCCCGGCATTGTGCGC CTGTGCGATCATGTGCTGGAAAAGCTGCAGCACTTCAATGGCTCCAGCGACATTGAGGTGCAGGAGCGTGCCAATTCCGCCTGCATGCTAATCGAAATGCTGCGCAAGCAACTGACTGCGGCTGTGGTTGATGATGGGGAGGCGGCAACGGGATCAATACCAAGCATGGCAATTGAGATTGTCCAGGAGATGGCACTGCTCTTTGCCGGCGATCTGATACCCGTGGCGCCCAAGGCGCAGCGCAAGGTGCCGCTGCCGGATGGACTTGATTTGGATGAGTGGATCAATGCGCCGCCTCCGGAGGACGCCAGTAGCTCCTCTTCGGAGCACGACAAGGATGAGTTATTTGTCAGCTCAGCTCACGATGGCACCGGTGTCGGTCATACAGACGTCAAGCGTCGCAAGAGCCTCGAGCTGACACCGGAACAACTGGAGCGTCAGCGCATGGCGCGTCTCATCGAACAGTCAAACAATCCGCACTACCTGAAGTCAGCGCCAATCTCGGCGTCTGCTGccatcggcagcagcagcaataactcCAATGCGGATCAGTATGACAATATTGATGACATACCCATAACTGAGCTCCCACTGGACATCGAGGGCGTGGCCGCGCTGCGTGTGGGCA TTACGAAACGTTCGGACAAGTATCTGAAGGAGCAGCaggcggcggctgcggcgCACAGTAGCAAAGATGGCAAAAAGAAGCATAAAAAGAGCAAGAAgagcaaaaaatcaaaaaacaaactagCCTACAACAGCAGCTCCGAATCGGATGCGG AACCGAAGCCTCTACATATTGTGAACACAACGCTGGACATGCCCGAAGGCGTTACGCTGTCCGACAGCGAGGATAAGGACGGCAAATACGATCCAAACGATCCACACCGGGCACTTGACATTGAGCTAGACAT GGCTGATTTTGAAGCGCCGACAAAGTCATCCAAGGCTGCGTCAGCTGGCAAAGAAAATCTCAGGGCGCAAACCCAAGCCACGTCCAGTTCAGCTGGAACAGGTACAGGCACAGGTGAAGTGGCAAGTGGTAAGAAGGCTAAGAAATCAAAAGACAAGACACGCGAGCATAAAACACGCAAGGTTCATCCAGAGCCCGATTTGATCGATACGGGTAGCAGTCCCTGCCGGACAGCAACAGAcaatggcggcggcggcggcggcggcagcaccaccaccaacaacaataacaataataacaacaacaacaacaacactgtCCAACCCGAAGCTGTCCATAGTCagcagaaaaagaagaagaaccgGGAGAAGAGCGAACGCAGTGAAAAGAGGTCGcaaaaatcaagcaaaaaGCCAAATGATGACGCACCCACAATCACCAGCTCCGCGAACATTATCGATATGGGATTTGAGCTAACCGGCACACAGCCGGCAGAGCCGCAAGCCGAGGCGGCCGTCAGCAAGGGTCATAAGAAGAAGCATAAGAAAGACAAGTCGCAGCACAAGGAGAAGCGGACACAGGAGTCGGCCGCCTCGGACTACGAACAGCCCATGGGCATTTCGACGCCCAGCAAAGAGATTTTCTAG
- the LOC6631745 gene encoding uncharacterized protein yields the protein MSDTIAKVIYGTLLLALIIHTPKVSILITLDANRSHQFHAAIKGFRKSILLAALFTMLAVLPIQEFNGIIKPGKKLFVLLVMPWVSTCCLMFVTNSLLLLKITERTLVLSSWHCFAKALMVYCILFGFATEQIMHWYSIYHLHDCNHSIEEKYPPV from the coding sequence ATGTCGGACACAATTGCAAAGGTTATTTACGGTACTCTGCTGCTGGCATTGATAATACACACGCCAAAGGTATCCATACTGATTACGTTGGACGCGAATCGGTCGCATCAGTTCCATGCGGCCATCAAGGGCTTCCGGAAGAGCATTCTACTTGCGGCCCTGTTCACCATGCTGGCAGTGCTGCCCATTCAAGAATTCAATGGCATTATCAAGCCTGGCAAGAAATTGTTTGTGCTCCTCGTAATGCCCTGGGTATCCACCTGTTGCCTGATGTTCGTAACCAACTCGTTACTCTTGCTAAAGATCACGGAACGCACCCTGGTCTTGAGCTCCTGGCACTGCTTCGCCAAGGCCCTGATGGTCTACTGTATTCTGTTCGGTTTCGCCACCGAGCAGATAATGCACTGGTATTCCATTTATCATCTCCATGATTGCAATCACTCCATCGAAGAGAAATATCCACCCGTCTAG